One Pleuronectes platessa chromosome 20, fPlePla1.1, whole genome shotgun sequence DNA window includes the following coding sequences:
- the LOC128425668 gene encoding cAMP-responsive element modulator isoform X1 — MAVTGDETETGSTGDFTACQMHIPSSNLPYGGAGASAHGSKSSGEDTVKKREYRLMKNRLHSPFKDTFRRLLPTCSILLLMEAARQCRRKKKEYVKCLENRVAVLENQNKTLIEELRALKDIYRHKIQ, encoded by the exons GCTCCACAGGTGACTTCACTGCCTGCCAGATGCACATACCCAGCTCCAACCTCCCGTACGGGGGGGCAGGGGCCAGCGCTCATGGCTCCAAGAGCTCAGGAGAGGACACTGTAAAAAAGAGGGAGTACCGCTTGATGAAGAACAG GTTACACAGTCCTTTCAAAGACACATTCAGGAGACTATTGCCAACATGTTCTATCCTTTTGTTAAT GGAGGCCGCCCGGCAGTGTCGGCGAAAGAAGAAGGAATACGTCAAATGCCTCGAAAATCGCGTGGCCGTGCTGGAAAATCAAAACAAGACTCTGATTGAGGAGCTCCGAGCTTTGAAAGACATCTATCGACACAAAATCCAGTGA
- the LOC128425668 gene encoding cAMP-responsive element modulator isoform X2 produces MAVTGDETETGSTGDFTACQMHIPSSNLPYGGAGASAHGSKSSGEDTVKKREYRLMKNREAARQCRRKKKEYVKCLENRVAVLENQNKTLIEELRALKDIYRHKIQ; encoded by the exons GCTCCACAGGTGACTTCACTGCCTGCCAGATGCACATACCCAGCTCCAACCTCCCGTACGGGGGGGCAGGGGCCAGCGCTCATGGCTCCAAGAGCTCAGGAGAGGACACTGTAAAAAAGAGGGAGTACCGCTTGATGAAGAACAG GGAGGCCGCCCGGCAGTGTCGGCGAAAGAAGAAGGAATACGTCAAATGCCTCGAAAATCGCGTGGCCGTGCTGGAAAATCAAAACAAGACTCTGATTGAGGAGCTCCGAGCTTTGAAAGACATCTATCGACACAAAATCCAGTGA